atatatatatatatatatatatatatatatatatatatatgtatatatatgtatatcatgaAAAGTTTGCCGCTTATCTCAActcatgaaaataaattaattattatctttcgtcATTTAAAACGAATATTTGGATACagattgttttttaattatatatatgaatataatatgtatatatttataattatatatattatatatataattattatatatataattgtatatgttatatataattatcatatatatatatattatatatattatatgattaaCATTAAACTACATAtctgaatttatatatatacatatggcTCTTGTaattcttattacaatgtttattacTTCgtcctattttttattttttatttatttatttatttttttattaatttgaatatCTTGTGTTGTCATCAATTAAACAGTACGATTAAGATCACTCGCTCAAAATgatttaacgatcgatttgagcttttttattttttttgctttcttttatctaaCGAATGCTTCaggaaaagtataaatatttaaatattttgtattggTATATttggtttttatttcattggaTCATACTTCTATATCGTATAAGTAAAGCTAATTAATACTAAAAAAATgtacacacattatatatatatatatatatcatatatcatatatatatatatatatatcatatatatatatagatgcagatatagaaaattttcacatatatatacattgcaAAGTATGAAACGTACATACACTTTTGCGTGTTATAAGTGCACATATacgaattgaaaatgaaatctgCGCGCGGTTAGGATATGTATATGCAACATACAGGGCAAAATAGACGAtccgagaataaaaaaaaaaagattaaaaaaataaaataaagaagagtcgaacaaaatagaagaataaaaagagatgacaaatatagaaatttaaaaaatttttgatttctaatttttcttttttttttttgtttaattttctttgttttttttcttttttgtttatgtcTTTAAAGAATGTACCTCGAATAcgcgaatatattttattctttttctaaaatattttaattataaattagataaaatcAAGAACGCGCGagactatacatatatacaacgtCAAAacttattgaattattaaaatatatatatatatagacattgattataaattaaaattaaatgatatcaTTAAAGCCACGCTTGTGAATTAACAGCGTTTTGTCTATAGTACGGTcaatattcgagaaaaaattattactgaaATAGCGTCGGgtgtcaattaaaaaaaaaaaaaaaatcaaattgtgTCGGgtgtcaataaaataaaaaaaaaaaatcaaattgtgTCGGgtgtcaataaaataaaaaaaaaaaaaaaaaattaaaaaagtgtgttcaaattgataaaacgattatataatataaggcACGATtgtgaataaatataaagacgGATAATggataaaaatcaaaagaaaacaaacaaaaaaaaaaaaagaagaaaaaaaaacaaattgacatagacaaagaaaaaatattacttaaacggatcgagaaaataagatctccattttaaaattctttttaccttCGACGTATTATATGTTAAAAGTTTTTCTATTCACTCGTGACTACGTTGTACGCCTAATAATTTAGCGGCATCGTCCGGTGATGCTTGGAGAACCTTATCGATGAAACTTTTATCGCGTATGCCCAAAAGATTAGAGATCAAATCGTTGTCGGTATTTTCGGATAATTCTGAATTGACATTATGCTGTGTATTGGTGGTCAATTTGCCGGTAAATGTAGTTAATTTTTCGAAGGTATTAAATCTCATGAAACCACCAGGAGCATCACCGGTTGCTACCGACGACGTAATTCTATCTTGGATCCTCGAATTGTTGATATTTGTTGCCATTAAAACGGGTGGTTGTTGTTGGGTACGCGGTGTTATCGTTGGTGGCTGAGTCGGTGAATTTTCTTCGTCGCCGCTGGTACCAACGTACATGGTAGAGTCAACCGATTCGTGCTTTTTACGATGACGTAGCATGCTGTGTTTCAAAGTGAATCGTCGAAAGCATATGTCACAGGAGAATGGTCTTTCACCCGTGTGAGTTCTCATGTGACGACGGAGATCCTCGGCCGACCAGAATCTTCTTATGCAAAAGGCACAGACCACCTGTTGAAAattgacaataataatttaatataactttGTTAGAATATTATCACGAATTTTTAATCCTTTAGATATGGGATAGAAGatctttttctcgtctttaGAATAGGCTATACTAATGTAcagacatatgtatatataatatatatatatagtatataatatataatatgtaatatatataatattatattatatatattatatatataacttactataatatatatgttatatatatgtatgtatgtatgttactTACTTTTCTATTACTGTAATCTGGGAATCggccttttctttcctccccaTCGCTAAGATGTTGCtgcggcggtggcggtggtggtggtgctggttGATCTTCCAAACCGTCGATATCCATATCCATAGCACCCTTAGCAACTAACATCTCGTACGATTTTTTATGATTCGTTTTGATATGTTCCAAACAATCGTGACGATCGGCGAATCCGCAGTCACATAGATGACATTTGAATGGAACGTCGTTAGGACCGGGCGAGGATCTAGGTGAAGTTCTTCGTGATCTTGATAATTCGTTGTTAGTCGGTGACGTATTCGAATTTTGTTTTTGCGTTTCAACCGGCGACACCTGTTGTTGTTCGGTATTTTCAGAAATGCTAGACGATTGGCTCTCGTAATCGCTAGGATCGTTTTGTTTCGACGGTTGCAAAGGACTGTTTTGTGGTTCGCTCGAGGGCGATACGGATCTCGATTTGTTTTTGCGCGAGTGTTTGGTCGAACGATGTTTCTTTAAATTACCTAACGTCGAAAAGGTCGAACTCGGACACTGATTACATTTGTACGGCCTCTCCGGTACGTTTCTCATCGAGAACGTATTGTTCGTATTGACAACCTGACTATCCGGCGAAGATGAATTTCTAACGCGTCGTATTTTGTTCGGATTTGTTTTGTGCTTTCTCAAAAGGTGCCGATCGCAATTCGATTTGGTCGTGAACAAAAGCGAACAGTATATACATTGATAGGGCTTTTGACCCGTGTGCGTAAGAATATGTCGTCTAAGGGACGAAGTCCATGGAAATGGCCGTTCGCAATAGGGACATATCACTCTGTTAGGTGCCATCGAGTAAGcagatttcttcttcttttttttcttctttttctttttcgacgaGGCGTTATTCGAATTAGCGGAATTGACCGAGTCAGATTTGTCCTCGCTTCCAGAATTGTTGAAGTCGCTCGTCGATGCGACCAAACCTTCCTCGTCGCTCAGATATTGAGGTTGAAAGTGTTGATATTGATGAGAAGCATTGTCCAATAATTCCGAAACGCTAGCGAGATCAGCGTTATTATCTTCCTGTTTATCTTGAACGGTATCGTTGCAGATATCCATTTTGAAGGTGTGTCTTGAATTATTATCTCCCGATGGATCTTCAGTTTTAACTTCAGGGATATGTTCGTTTCTAGAAGTCCGGCCGTTCTCATTGGTATCGTTACGTTCCTCGGCCTGTTCGTTGTGAAATACGTCGGACGAGTCTCTCTCTGAGATTTCGTCCTTAACCGAAACGTCTCTGTTGGTCTCGTTTCCTTCCAATTGTCCTCTCAACAAACTCGTAGAACGTTCTCCTTGTTCTTGAGATTCTTGCATCTCTTTATCGGTAGGATCCTCGTCGATGATGAGTTCTTCGTCGGTGTCGTTGTCGTCCATTTTGTTGGCCTTCAATTGTTGTGCCAATATCGCGTATTTAACTTGGTCGGAAATCGAATGTCTGCCAGATTCTATCGCCGATGACGACTCGGTTTTGGGTAGAATGCTGGAGTAGGACTGCGAAGGCTGCGAATTTGACTGTccagaatttttaattaaagtcgGATGGTTCGCCGGTGGTCTGCCTCTCGTTGAATGACCACCTCGAGGTCGTTGACTCCAAAATTCAGGATGTTGCTGTTTTATATGTCTCTCCATGTTGCTACGCAGGGTGAACTTGGCCGAGCAATGTCCGCAAGAGAACGGTCTTTCCGTACGATATCTtcgttgtttttgttttggCATTAGAACACCATTTTTTATGACCATTTTAACCGAATTCGAGGAAGGCGAATTGTCTGGCTTTTCGCGTGGCGATAAATTCTTATTGGTCATTTTAGAAGCCAGCAATTTCGTATAATCGTTTTGCTCGTTTACAGATTGAGACGAGCCCTCGTTTGATTGCGGAAAACTGGCGAAACTTGTATTTCCGTGAGATGGATCGACCAACGTACCACCGCTGGTCAGTTGTAGGCCCCGAGCGAACTCCTTTTGAATTCTATCTCTGATGTTAAGATCTTGTCCGAACAGGTGCGGGTTGAACATATACGGAGACAGAATTCCAGCATTTACTCCTGCCGAAAGTGATCCTAAATTACGGTAGATCAATTGGGCATTAGCGTAGAAATTCTGTAGGGAGGTTGCCTGCGAGGTTCCTTGCGAAGTTCCAGGCGAAGTTCCTGGCGAAGTTCCTTGGCTCGCTTGTAAAAGAGCCTGTGTGAGGAACAATTGGCTGGTTGAATCGTAAAATTCTCTTCGGTCATTGCCGGGATAATGTTCGTTCGATCTAGAGGAGCCAGCGCCGTTTCTCTCCTTGGCCTTTTTACTCAAATCTAGAACGTCCATGCTGAGGTCCAAGGGTCCATCCTGGTTCGAATTTCCGGCGTTAGGTACGTTAGACGTTTTCTTCAAGTTAATCGGACTAGCTTGAATTCTTTGGTGCATATCTGATTCGGTATCATTGACTAGAGACACGCTTTCGTTAGATGACCTTGATTCAAGATCATCCTCAGCCCTTCCACTTTGATCTTGAGATGTAGTGGCCTCTTCTATATTCCTCGGAATAAGCCCGGACGATGGTATGTTCGATCTCGAGTAAGTATCGCTGGTTTCGCAATGATTCACGATAATAC
This window of the Vespula vulgaris chromosome 1, iyVesVulg1.1, whole genome shotgun sequence genome carries:
- the LOC127062045 gene encoding ras-responsive element-binding protein 1-like isoform X1, which encodes MKSPVGSRRIESRRYYVTIKNEPEQEQEQEQEQEQEQEQTETQVDTAASPSSSVDLPESAHPCPACPTILLTTHDLTNHLREHNSPRSTEYGGEEDYCCAICQKVLSSASSLDRHVLVHSRERPFKCKYCDIAFTTNGNMNRHVKSAHRGERSPPQSYTESESTSNDSENSSRRQHIEEHNNNEISKQTSPNFMIRERLAKNLTAKRKSPSFTREDESPRKHKILLNNSRTEIKRTPVQTQNSFNCPVCNRQDFATSGLLETHLEQNHPEFTARCEPCNLSFKNHRVLNLHRYMIHFSDYPVGIPTRNLRNSVVGFDDLTFVDFTSAKFPTIARVMCEQAMHRPASGEGTNFQCAKCSRAFPCFKSMKEHQNECGKCRSSLQCRPIDVGESQRDDFFAGLELHNKAALTEAKDGKDLADIESILSVTSGPILQNFPRSDASTPENNMKFNSSVGSSGSSGTMSSEYHEEEAQDLFAAEFRKMKLKGEFPCRLCTAIFPNLRALKGHNRAHMGVAPGVPYPCNMCPYTSTDKATLVRHLRSHNGDRPYECSLCNYAFTTKANCERHVRNRHGKLTREDIKSVLIYHPNEDSTNENIGRSSPRVTKDEPRKSLIYPNDREDSHQQQQRYLSMPVDSKSDIRVIDEAKLPSPGLASSLRSIIVNHCETSDTYSRSNIPSSGLIPRNIEEATTSQDQSGRAEDDLESRSSNESVSLVNDTESDMHQRIQASPINLKKTSNVPNAGNSNQDGPLDLSMDVLDLSKKAKERNGAGSSRSNEHYPGNDRREFYDSTSQLFLTQALLQASQGTSPGTSPGTSQGTSQATSLQNFYANAQLIYRNLGSLSAGVNAGILSPYMFNPHLFGQDLNIRDRIQKEFARGLQLTSGGTLVDPSHGNTSFASFPQSNEGSSQSVNEQNDYTKLLASKMTNKNLSPREKPDNSPSSNSVKMVIKNGVLMPKQKQRRYRTERPFSCGHCSAKFTLRSNMERHIKQQHPEFWSQRPRGGHSTRGRPPANHPTLIKNSGQSNSQPSQSYSSILPKTESSSAIESGRHSISDQVKYAILAQQLKANKMDDNDTDEELIIDEDPTDKEMQESQEQGERSTSLLRGQLEGNETNRDVSVKDEISERDSSDVFHNEQAEERNDTNENGRTSRNEHIPEVKTEDPSGDNNSRHTFKMDICNDTVQDKQEDNNADLASVSELLDNASHQYQHFQPQYLSDEEGLVASTSDFNNSGSEDKSDSVNSANSNNASSKKKKKKKKKKKSAYSMAPNRVICPYCERPFPWTSSLRRHILTHTGQKPYQCIYCSLLFTTKSNCDRHLLRKHKTNPNKIRRVRNSSSPDSQVVNTNNTFSMRNVPERPYKCNQCPSSTFSTLGNLKKHRSTKHSRKNKSRSVSPSSEPQNSPLQPSKQNDPSDYESQSSSISENTEQQQVSPVETQKQNSNTSPTNNELSRSRRTSPRSSPGPNDVPFKCHLCDCGFADRHDCLEHIKTNHKKSYEMLVAKGAMDMDIDGLEDQPAPPPPPPPQQHLSDGEERKGRFPDYSNRKVVCAFCIRRFWSAEDLRRHMRTHTGERPFSCDICFRRFTLKHSMLRHRKKHESVDSTMYVGTSGDEENSPTQPPTITPRTQQQPPVLMATNINNSRIQDRITSSVATGDAPGGFMRFNTFEKLTTFTGKLTTNTQHNVNSELSENTDNDLISNLLGIRDKSFIDKVLQASPDDAAKLLGVQRSHE
- the LOC127062045 gene encoding uncharacterized protein LOC127062045 isoform X3, with the translated sequence MKSPVGSRRIESRRYYVTIKNEPEQEQEQEQEQEQEQEQTETQVDTAASPSSSVDLPESAHPCPACPTILLTTHDLTNHLREHNSPRSTEYGGEEDYCCAICQKVLSSASSLDRHVLVHSRERPFKCKYCDIAFTTNGNMNRHVKSAHRGERSPPQSYTESESTSNDSENSSRRQHIEEHNNNEISKQTSPNFMIRERLAKNLTAKRKSPSFTREDESPRKHKILLNNSRTEIKRTPVQTQNSFNCPVCNRQDFATSGLLETHLEQNHPEFTARVMCEQAMHRPASGEGTNFQCAKCSRAFPCFKSMKEHQNECGKCRSSLQCRPIDVGESQRDDFFAGLELHNKAALTEAKDGKDLADIESILSVTSGPILQNFPRSDASTPENNMKFNSSVGSSGSSGTMSSEYHEEEAQDLFAAEFRKMKLKGEFPCRLCTAIFPNLRALKGHNRAHMGVAPGVPYPCNMCPYTSTDKATLVRHLRSHNGDRPYECSLCNYAFTTKANCERHVRNRHGKLTREDIKSVLIYHPNEDSTNENIGRSSPRVTKDEPRKSLIYPNDREDSHQQQQRYLSMPVDSKSDIRVIDEAKLPSPGLASSLRSIIVNHCETSDTYSRSNIPSSGLIPRNIEEATTSQDQSGRAEDDLESRSSNESVSLVNDTESDMHQRIQASPINLKKTSNVPNAGNSNQDGPLDLSMDVLDLSKKAKERNGAGSSRSNEHYPGNDRREFYDSTSQLFLTQALLQASQGTSPGTSPGTSQGTSQATSLQNFYANAQLIYRNLGSLSAGVNAGILSPYMFNPHLFGQDLNIRDRIQKEFARGLQLTSGGTLVDPSHGNTSFASFPQSNEGSSQSVNEQNDYTKLLASKMTNKNLSPREKPDNSPSSNSVKMVIKNGVLMPKQKQRRYRTERPFSCGHCSAKFTLRSNMERHIKQQHPEFWSQRPRGGHSTRGRPPANHPTLIKNSGQSNSQPSQSYSSILPKTESSSAIESGRHSISDQVKYAILAQQLKANKMDDNDTDEELIIDEDPTDKEMQESQEQGERSTSLLRGQLEGNETNRDVSVKDEISERDSSDVFHNEQAEERNDTNENGRTSRNEHIPEVKTEDPSGDNNSRHTFKMDICNDTVQDKQEDNNADLASVSELLDNASHQYQHFQPQYLSDEEGLVASTSDFNNSGSEDKSDSVNSANSNNASSKKKKKKKKKKKSAYSMAPNRVICPYCERPFPWTSSLRRHILTHTGQKPYQCIYCSLLFTTKSNCDRHLLRKHKTNPNKIRRVRNSSSPDSQVVNTNNTFSMRNVPERPYKCNQCPSSTFSTLGNLKKHRSTKHSRKNKSRSVSPSSEPQNSPLQPSKQNDPSDYESQSSSISENTEQQQVSPVETQKQNSNTSPTNNELSRSRRTSPRSSPGPNDVPFKCHLCDCGFADRHDCLEHIKTNHKKSYEMLVAKGAMDMDIDGLEDQPAPPPPPPPQQHLSDGEERKGRFPDYSNRKVVCAFCIRRFWSAEDLRRHMRTHTGERPFSCDICFRRFTLKHSMLRHRKKHESVDSTMYVGTSGDEENSPTQPPTITPRTQQQPPVLMATNINNSRIQDRITSSVATGDAPGGFMRFNTFEKLTTFTGKLTTNTQHNVNSELSENTDNDLISNLLGIRDKSFIDKVLQASPDDAAKLLGVQRSHE
- the LOC127062045 gene encoding ras-responsive element-binding protein 1-like isoform X4 is translated as MKSPVGSRRIESRRYYVTIKNEPEQEQEQEQEQEQEQEQTETQVDTAASPSSSVDLPESAHPCPACPTILLTTHDLTNHLREHNSPRSTEYGGEEDYCCAICQKVLSSASSLDRHVLVHSRERPFKCKYCDIAFTTNGNMNRHVKSAHRGERSPPQSYTESESTSNDSENSSRRQHIEEHNNNEISKQTSPNFMIRERLAKNLTAKRKSPSFTREDESPRKHKILLNNSRTEIKRTPVQTQNSFNCPVCNRQDFATSGLLETHLEQNHPEFTARCEPCNLSFKNHRVLNLHRYMIHFSDYPVGIPTRNLRNSVVGFDDLTFVDFTSAKFPTIARVMCEQAMHRPASGEGTNFQCAKCSRAFPCFKSMKEHQNECGTMSSEYHEEEAQDLFAAEFRKMKLKGEFPCRLCTAIFPNLRALKGHNRAHMGVAPGVPYPCNMCPYTSTDKATLVRHLRSHNGDRPYECSLCNYAFTTKANCERHVRNRHGKLTREDIKSVLIYHPNEDSTNENIGRSSPRVTKDEPRKSLIYPNDREDSHQQQQRYLSMPVDSKSDIRVIDEAKLPSPGLASSLRSIIVNHCETSDTYSRSNIPSSGLIPRNIEEATTSQDQSGRAEDDLESRSSNESVSLVNDTESDMHQRIQASPINLKKTSNVPNAGNSNQDGPLDLSMDVLDLSKKAKERNGAGSSRSNEHYPGNDRREFYDSTSQLFLTQALLQASQGTSPGTSPGTSQGTSQATSLQNFYANAQLIYRNLGSLSAGVNAGILSPYMFNPHLFGQDLNIRDRIQKEFARGLQLTSGGTLVDPSHGNTSFASFPQSNEGSSQSVNEQNDYTKLLASKMTNKNLSPREKPDNSPSSNSVKMVIKNGVLMPKQKQRRYRTERPFSCGHCSAKFTLRSNMERHIKQQHPEFWSQRPRGGHSTRGRPPANHPTLIKNSGQSNSQPSQSYSSILPKTESSSAIESGRHSISDQVKYAILAQQLKANKMDDNDTDEELIIDEDPTDKEMQESQEQGERSTSLLRGQLEGNETNRDVSVKDEISERDSSDVFHNEQAEERNDTNENGRTSRNEHIPEVKTEDPSGDNNSRHTFKMDICNDTVQDKQEDNNADLASVSELLDNASHQYQHFQPQYLSDEEGLVASTSDFNNSGSEDKSDSVNSANSNNASSKKKKKKKKKKKSAYSMAPNRVICPYCERPFPWTSSLRRHILTHTGQKPYQCIYCSLLFTTKSNCDRHLLRKHKTNPNKIRRVRNSSSPDSQVVNTNNTFSMRNVPERPYKCNQCPSSTFSTLGNLKKHRSTKHSRKNKSRSVSPSSEPQNSPLQPSKQNDPSDYESQSSSISENTEQQQVSPVETQKQNSNTSPTNNELSRSRRTSPRSSPGPNDVPFKCHLCDCGFADRHDCLEHIKTNHKKSYEMLVAKGAMDMDIDGLEDQPAPPPPPPPQQHLSDGEERKGRFPDYSNRKVVCAFCIRRFWSAEDLRRHMRTHTGERPFSCDICFRRFTLKHSMLRHRKKHESVDSTMYVGTSGDEENSPTQPPTITPRTQQQPPVLMATNINNSRIQDRITSSVATGDAPGGFMRFNTFEKLTTFTGKLTTNTQHNVNSELSENTDNDLISNLLGIRDKSFIDKVLQASPDDAAKLLGVQRSHE
- the LOC127062045 gene encoding ras-responsive element-binding protein 1-like isoform X2; the protein is MDYSKKVTIKNEPEQEQEQEQEQEQEQEQTETQVDTAASPSSSVDLPESAHPCPACPTILLTTHDLTNHLREHNSPRSTEYGGEEDYCCAICQKVLSSASSLDRHVLVHSRERPFKCKYCDIAFTTNGNMNRHVKSAHRGERSPPQSYTESESTSNDSENSSRRQHIEEHNNNEISKQTSPNFMIRERLAKNLTAKRKSPSFTREDESPRKHKILLNNSRTEIKRTPVQTQNSFNCPVCNRQDFATSGLLETHLEQNHPEFTARCEPCNLSFKNHRVLNLHRYMIHFSDYPVGIPTRNLRNSVVGFDDLTFVDFTSAKFPTIARVMCEQAMHRPASGEGTNFQCAKCSRAFPCFKSMKEHQNECGKCRSSLQCRPIDVGESQRDDFFAGLELHNKAALTEAKDGKDLADIESILSVTSGPILQNFPRSDASTPENNMKFNSSVGSSGSSGTMSSEYHEEEAQDLFAAEFRKMKLKGEFPCRLCTAIFPNLRALKGHNRAHMGVAPGVPYPCNMCPYTSTDKATLVRHLRSHNGDRPYECSLCNYAFTTKANCERHVRNRHGKLTREDIKSVLIYHPNEDSTNENIGRSSPRVTKDEPRKSLIYPNDREDSHQQQQRYLSMPVDSKSDIRVIDEAKLPSPGLASSLRSIIVNHCETSDTYSRSNIPSSGLIPRNIEEATTSQDQSGRAEDDLESRSSNESVSLVNDTESDMHQRIQASPINLKKTSNVPNAGNSNQDGPLDLSMDVLDLSKKAKERNGAGSSRSNEHYPGNDRREFYDSTSQLFLTQALLQASQGTSPGTSPGTSQGTSQATSLQNFYANAQLIYRNLGSLSAGVNAGILSPYMFNPHLFGQDLNIRDRIQKEFARGLQLTSGGTLVDPSHGNTSFASFPQSNEGSSQSVNEQNDYTKLLASKMTNKNLSPREKPDNSPSSNSVKMVIKNGVLMPKQKQRRYRTERPFSCGHCSAKFTLRSNMERHIKQQHPEFWSQRPRGGHSTRGRPPANHPTLIKNSGQSNSQPSQSYSSILPKTESSSAIESGRHSISDQVKYAILAQQLKANKMDDNDTDEELIIDEDPTDKEMQESQEQGERSTSLLRGQLEGNETNRDVSVKDEISERDSSDVFHNEQAEERNDTNENGRTSRNEHIPEVKTEDPSGDNNSRHTFKMDICNDTVQDKQEDNNADLASVSELLDNASHQYQHFQPQYLSDEEGLVASTSDFNNSGSEDKSDSVNSANSNNASSKKKKKKKKKKKSAYSMAPNRVICPYCERPFPWTSSLRRHILTHTGQKPYQCIYCSLLFTTKSNCDRHLLRKHKTNPNKIRRVRNSSSPDSQVVNTNNTFSMRNVPERPYKCNQCPSSTFSTLGNLKKHRSTKHSRKNKSRSVSPSSEPQNSPLQPSKQNDPSDYESQSSSISENTEQQQVSPVETQKQNSNTSPTNNELSRSRRTSPRSSPGPNDVPFKCHLCDCGFADRHDCLEHIKTNHKKSYEMLVAKGAMDMDIDGLEDQPAPPPPPPPQQHLSDGEERKGRFPDYSNRKVVCAFCIRRFWSAEDLRRHMRTHTGERPFSCDICFRRFTLKHSMLRHRKKHESVDSTMYVGTSGDEENSPTQPPTITPRTQQQPPVLMATNINNSRIQDRITSSVATGDAPGGFMRFNTFEKLTTFTGKLTTNTQHNVNSELSENTDNDLISNLLGIRDKSFIDKVLQASPDDAAKLLGVQRSHE